The sequence CGGCGCAGCTGCAGGTTGATCCCATCGACCGCGCGAACCGCGCCAATCTGCCGCTTGAAGAGGATCCCCTGGGTCAGCGGGAAGTGCTTCACCAGGTCACGGGCCTCCAGCACGATGTCAGACATCGGCCTTGACCTCCTTCCAGAAGTGGCAGGCGGAGCTTCGGACCGGCGCCACCTGATACAGCGTCGGTACCGGGTCCTGACGGCAGGCATCCTGCACGTACCGGCACCGGGGGTTGAACGCGCATCCCTTCGGAATGTCGGTCAGCAGCGGCGGCAATCCCTTGATGGCGGAGAGTTCCTGGCCCTTGAGGTCCAGGCGGGGAATCGACTCCAGCAGGCCCTTGGTGTACGGGTGGGACGGGCTCTCGTAGATGTCCCGGACCGGAGCCTCCTCAATGACCCGGCCGGCGTACATCACCGAGATGTGGTCCGCCACGTCGGCGACCACACCCATGTCGTGCGTGATCAGCAACAGGCCCATGTTCCGTTCCCGCTGCAACTCGGCGAGGAGGGTCATGATCTGGGCCTGCACGGTGACGTCCAGGGCGGTGGTCGGCTCGTCGGCGATCAACACCTCCGGGTCGAGCGCCAACGCCATAGCGATCATGACGCGCTGCCGCATACCACCGGAGAACTGGTGCGGGTACTCGTTCACCCGCTGCTTCGCCGCCGGAATCTTGACCAGGTCGAGCAGCTCGACAGCGCGCGCCTTACTGGCCGCCCGGGACATTCCCCGGTGCTTGCGGAACAGCTCTGCGAGCTGGAAGCCGACCGTGAAGACCGGGTTCAACGCGGAGAGGGCGTCCTGGAAGATCATCGCGATCCGGTTGGCGCGGACCTTACGCCGCTGCGCCTCCCGCAGCTTGAGCAGGTCGACGCCGCGGTAACGGATCTCCCCGCCGGTGACGAACCCGGGTGGGCTGTCCAGGATCCCCATAATCGCCTGGGCGGTGACGCTCTTACCGCAGCCGGACTCCCCGAGAATCGCTCGGGTCTCGCCGGCCCGCAGACTGAAGCTGACGCCGTTGACCGCGCGGGCGATGCCGTTGCGGGTCCGGAACTCGACGTGCAGATCCTTGACCTCAAGCGGCAGGGCATCCGAGTCAAGCCCGGGCAGGGCGTCCAGCTTGACGTTCACATCAGTGCTCATGGCGCTCACCGGAACTTCGGGTCGAGGGCGTCACGCAGGGCGTCACCCATGAGAATGAAGGACAGCACCGTGCCAATCAACAGCCCGCAGGGGAAGAGCAGCAGCCACGGATCCTCCAGGAAGTAGACCTGGTGGGCCGAGATCATGATGCCCCAGGACTGCGTCGGCGGCTGGAGCCCGATCCCGAGGAAGGTCAGCGTGGCCTCCGCGGCGACGAACGAACCCAGCACGATCGTGGCGTACACCAACATCGGCGCGATCGCGTTCGGCAGGATGTGCCGGAACATCAACCGGCCGTTACTGGCCCCGACCGCCTTGGCGGCCTGCACGTAGTCCAGATCCTTCGAGGAGATGACGCTACCGCGGATGATCCGGGCGATCGTCGGCCAGCTCAGCAGGAACAGCACCAGGGCGATGGTCACGGGGTTCTGCTGCTTGATCACGGTCAGGAAGACGATCGCACCGAGCAGGAACGGCAGCGAGAAGAAGATGTCCATCAGCCGGGAAATGATCCCGTCGACCCAGCCACCGTAGTACCCGGCGAGGAGCCCCATCAGACCACCGAAGAGCACGATGCCCCCGGTAGCCATGATCGCGATCACCATCGACGGCTGGGCGCCGTAGATGGCGTGCGAGTAGTAGTCACAGCCCTGGATGTTGAAGCCGAACGGGTGCTCCCAGCTCGGCGAGACCCGGGACTGGTCGGTGCTGCACGCCCGGGGATCCTGACTGGTCCAGAGCGTGGGGAAGGCCGCCATCGTGCTGACCACGACGATGTACAGCACGGCGAGCATGAAGACCGGGTCGCGAACCAACTGCCGGCGGGCATCCGCCCACAGGCTGGCGTTGCGCTCCTTGCCGCTCGTGCTCGTCTTCTCCGGGGCCCGGCCGTCGCCGGAACCCGGGGCACCGCCGACGGTGGCGCCGGCGCTCGTCGCGTCACTCATGTCCCCACCTCGTTTCGCTTCGCCCTGCCGAGGAAGCCGGGATCACCGGCCACCGGATACCGACCACGGTGCCGTCACTCATAGCGGATCCTCGGGTCGAGGACGGCGTACAGGAGGTCGACCAACAGGTTGGCGAGCAGAACGACCAACACCAGCATGGTCACCACGCCGATGACCACGGACGACTCTCCATCCCGGGCGGCACTCGTCACCAGTCGGCCGATACCGGGCACGTTGAAGATGGTCTCGGTGACCACCGCGCCCGCCATCGCCGAACCGATGTCGACGCCGAGGTACGTGATCACCGGAATCAGCGAGTTACGCAGCGTGTGCACGCCGATGACCCGCTTGTTCGCCAGGCCCTTCGCCCGTGCGGTCCGGACGTAGTCCGCCCGGATGTTCTCCATGATGCTGGTCCGGGTCAGACGCGCGGTGGTGGCGAGCGCCACCGCGCCGAGCACCATGCCGGGGATCAGGAGACTGGCGAACGGGTAGTCCGGCTTGAAGCCGGGGCTGAAGAACCCGTACGCGACGACGTCGGGGATCCACTCCTGATCACGCAGGATGTTGCCGAACTTGACCCCGATGAACTCCCGCACCACGATACCGAGCACGAAGATCGGCACAGAGATCACGAAGACGGTGCTGATCTTGACAAGGTTGTCCGCGAAGCTGCCGCCCCGCAGACCCGCCCACACACCGGCGGCGATACCGACGACGGCCTCGAAGACAATCGCGATCACCAGCAGCTTCAGGGTGAATGGAACGGCATTGGCCACCAGGTCGGTGACCTCCTGCCGCCGCAGGTCGATGCCGAAGTCGAAGTGCAGGAAGACTCCGCTCACCCGGTCGAGGAAGAGCCCGAAGCAGGGGTTGCCCTTCTGCTCGAGGCAGGGGTCACCGTAGCCGAGTCGGTCGGTGACCGCCTGGAGTAGGGCCGGCGGCGGGGTCCGGTCACCGAAGATGGCTCGGACCGGGTTCCCGCTGAACTGAATCGCCAGCGAGGTCATGTAGTGGAGCAGGAACATGGTGCCCAGCACGGTCGGGATGAACTGGAGCAACCGTCGAATGACGTAGCGCCCCATGTCGGGGTCTCCTCTCGGCGCTGATACAGCGGCAACGATCACCCTGGTGGGGTGATCGTTGCCGCCACATCCTTTACGGCGGGATCAGATTTCCGAAGCTCAGTTCTACTTCAGTGAGGTCGCACCGTAGTCGGCGCCCATGACCTGGTTCCAGACAAAGGCGTCCACGTTCTCGCTGTAGACCGCCGCTTCCTTGCGCCAGAACATCGGGATGACCGGCATCTCCTCAGCCAGGATGTCCTCAGCCTGCTGGTAGAAGGTGATGGCCTCCTCCATGGTCGGAGCGGCGTCGCCCTGCTTCAGCAGGTTGTCGAACTCGGGGTTGCTGAAGGTGCTGTTGTTGCTGTCGTTGCCGGTGCTGTACAGCGGAGTCAGGTAGGTCTCCAGGAACGGGTAGTCCGGGCCCCAGCCGAGCCGGAACGGGCCGGTGAACTCCCGGTTGTCCGCCACGTCCAGGTACTCGGCGAACTGCAGGTTGACCTTCAGCTCGTAGTCGATGCCCAGCGCGGCCTTGACCTGGTCGCCGACGGCCTGGAGCCAGGCGTCGTGGCCAGCACCCGCGTTGGCCCACAGGGTCAGCTTCTTGCCCTCCGGCCAGCCACCGGCCGCCGCGAGCAGTTCCTTGGCCTTCTCGACGTCCTTCTCGCAGTAGGCGCAGATACCCTCGCGAGCGCCCTCGAAGATCGGCGCGACGAAGCCGGTGGCGGGAGTCCACCGTCCGTCGAAGACGGCGTCAACGATGGACTGCCGGTCGATCGCCAGCGAGATCGCCTGGCGGATCCGCTTGTCCTTGAAGCTGTCGTCGTACAGCGGCATGCCGACGTAGTTGAGGCTGTCGCCCGCCTGCTCGTACAGCCGGTCGCCGTAGCTGGCCTTGGCGTCCTTGAAGCGCGCCGGCGGGATCGTGTACATCACGTCCAGCTCGCCGGCCTGGAAGGCGGCGTAGGCGCCGTCCACGTCGGCGAAGATCCGGTAGTTGATCGCCTCGGGCTTGCCCGGCTCGCCCTTCCAGGTCTCGCTGCGGACCAGGTTGATCTCGACGTCGTGTTCCCAGCTACCGTCGATCTTGTAAGGGCCGTTACCGATCGGGGTCTCGTTGCAGGCATCCGCGTCGTCGACGCAGGCCTGGGCCATCGGGAAGAAGCCCGAGTACCCGACAATGGTCGGGAAGCCGGTGAAGGGCTCCTTGAGCTCGACGGTGAAGGTGAGGTCGTCGACCTTCGTCAGGCCGGACATCGTCTCGACCGTCGGTGCCGGGGCCTCCGCCGGGCCCTCGCCGTCCGGGTCCTTGGGCAGGACCTCGTCGATACCGGCGATCCGCTTCATGAAGTAGCCGTTGTTCTGGGCGTTCGGCGCGTAGGCGGCGAAGTTCCACGACCGGATGAAGGAGTCGGCGTCGACCGGCTCACCGTTGTCGAAGGTGTAGCCGTCCTTCAGCTTGATCGTCCAGAGCTTCTGGTCGTCCGAGGTGATCGACTCGGCCAGATCCATCTCCGACTCACTGGTCTCGGCGTTGTACTTGACCAGACCGCGGTAGAGCTGACGGATCACGTAGATCGACGGCTCGTCGTCGGCGTTCGACGGCAGCAGGTACGCCGGCTCTGACGCATATACACGAAGCGTGCCACTGGCGTCACCATCAGCATCGCTCGAGCCGCCGCCACCGCAGGCAGTGGCCAACATAGCGGTGGCGGTCGCCGCGACCGCCACCTTCAGGAATTTCCCGCGCATGGGGAGTGCCTCCTCAGGGCGCTCAGCTCACGAGGGGTGTGAGGTGCCTGCCACTGTGACACCAGACGCGCGTCAGCGGAAAGGCGTGTTATCAACCCGATACCCGGCCGGGACGGTGTGTACATTCATCCGGAGGTGGCTTCATCGACCCCGGGCAGGCGTGCTAAGAGCTGCGGAAACAGCATCGACAACGGCCAACATCGACCGGCTGGGCCGGTGGGCGGCCCAGCCGGTCGGCGGCTCAGACAAGCCGACGATCCGCCGCCCAGCGTGACAACTCGTAGCGGCTGGACATCTGGAGCTTGCGGAGCACGTTCGACACGTGCGTCTCGACCGTCTTGATCGAGATGTACAGCTCCTTGGCGATCTCCTTGTACGCGTACCCCCGAGCGAGCAGACGCAACACCTCCCGTTCCCGGTTGGTCAGCTGGTCCAGCTCGGGGTCGGAGACCGGCGCGTCCGGGCGGGCGGCGAAGGCGTCCAACACGAAACCGGCCAGCCGGGGGCTGAAGACGGCATCGCCCTCGGCGACCCGTCGGACCGCCGCCGCCAACTCGTCCGGGGAGATCGTCTTGGTGACATAGCCACGGGCGCCAGCGCGGATCAGCCCGATCACGTCCTCGGCCGCGTCCGAGACACTGAGCGCGAGGAACCGCACGTGCGGGTACGTGCGCCGGATGGCCTCGAGCACCGCCCGGCCACCCCCCTCCGGCATGTGCACGTCGAGCAGCACCACGTCGGGTTCGGTCGCGGCGATCCGGCTGACCGCCTCCCCCACCGTGCTCGCCTCGCCCACCACGTCGACATGCGCACCCAGCTCGGCGCGGACTCCGGCCCGAAACATCGCGTGATCGTCAACAAGAAAGACCCGCAGCCGCCGCGTGGCAGCACCCGCGTCCGCCGCTGCGCCCGCCGTCTGGTCCGTCATCACCTACTCCTCTCCGCCGTGGACCCGTCACGGGAGATCGGCAGAATCAACCGGATCTCGGTCCCCTCCCCGGGTTCGGAGCGAATCTCCGCCCGGCCACCGTGTCGCTTCATCCGCCCGATGATCGAGCCCCGGACACCGTGTCGGTGGTCCTCCACCGTAGCCGGATCGAAGCCCCTCCCCCGATCGCGGACGAAGACGCTGACCTGCTCGGGTTCGACCTCGGCGTAGAGCGAGACGGTCTGCACCCCTGCGTGCCGGGCGGCGTTGACCAGTGCCTCGCGGGCGGCGGCCACCAACGCGCCGACCCGCTCGTCGGTCTCCCGGTCCCCGACAACCACGGTCTCCACCGTGATCGCGTACGCATCCTCCACCTCGGCCGCCGCCTGCTCCAGCGCTGCCGCGAAGCGCTCTGTGGGTGAGGCCGTCGGCCGGTAGAGCCAGTTGCGCAGCGAGCGTTCCTGCCCCCGGGCCAGCCGCGTCACGGTCTTCCCGTCACTGGCGTTTCGCTGGATCAACGCGAGTGTGTGCAGCACCTGGTCATGCACCATGGCAGCCAGTTCGGCCCGCTCCTGCTCCCGGATCCGCCCCTCCCGTTCCAACCGGAGCTGGTTCCAGGTTCGCCACAGCACCGGCGCGGCCACCACCCCGACGCCCGCCAGACCAACCAGGGCGAAGATGACGCCGTTGAGTACCGCGTCAAAGTTCTGCGTCGGGGAGTACACCGCCGCGACCCCGACAATTCCCACCGCGACCAGGATGCCGCCGCCGATGAATCGGAGCATGAACGCCCGGCGGTCGCTCTCCTCCACCACCGCGCTCAGCCAGGGCACCGGCAGCGTCCCACCCCACTGCCCTCGCCGCTGCGGTGCGGACTGGTGCCAGATCAGCCCGGCACCGACCGCGATGATCGTGACCAGCCAGCCGGCGGTACCGGCCGCGCCGGTGGCACCCACCGAATCAAAGAGCATCATCTGGAGGGTCAGCACCAACAGGCCGATCGCCACGAACGGCAGCAGCTGGGCCACGTCCCGACGTGGCGGGGTGGCGGTGTCCCCCGGTCGCAGCGGCACCACCGCCCAGAAGGCCGCGTACAACAGCAGTCCGAGGCCGTTGAAGCCGAGCAACATCATGAACGCGACTCGGACCCAGAGCACCGGAATGCGGAGATGCCCGGCGACCCCCGCCGCCACACCGGCGGCGATCCGGTGCTCGCGGGCGCGATAGAGGCGCGGGGGGTCGGTCACGATGCTGATCGGGGGCTCCCTGGCTAGTCCCGGCGGGTTCGCCGGCGAGCGGCACGCGCCGCCGATTCCGATCGTCACACGCCAGGTCAGCGCTCGACCACGGGGGCGTCCCGGAGATCCTGCTGGCCTGATCTCAGGGTGAGGTCAGGGTCTCCGCCGGAGGCCGGCGAAGCGGCGAGGGAGCAGGATCGAGGCATGACCGAGGAAGCCGCCCGGCACCAGGCGACCGGGGCGACGCCACCACCCGCGGCGCCGCCGGGTGAACCGCCACCGCCCTGGGGAGCAGGCGGGGTCCCGCCCAGCGGGGACAGCGGCTTCACCTCGCGGTACGGGCTGGTCCGTCCGCACGACGGCCGCTACCTGGCCGGCGTCTGCGCGGCCATCGGCCGGGCGACGAACACCGACCCGGTGCTCTGGCGAGTGCTGCTCGCGGTGCTCGGCTTCTTCGGCGGCATCGGCATCCTGGTGTACGTCTCCGCCTGGCTGATCATCCCGGGCGAGGGGGACACCGCCTCACCGGTCGAGTCGATGCTGGGCCGGGGACGCTCCAGCATGTCCCCGGTCACCGTGATCATGCTCAGCATCCTGGTGGCCGTCATTTTCGCCTTCATCGTCACCGACGCGTTCCGGGCCGTGCTGCTCGGCGCGGCGATCCTGATCAGCGGTGCTCTGCTGCTCAACCGCGAACGTCCGGGCCGGCCCGGACCGACCGAGCCGCCGACCGACCCGGTGCCACCGGTCAGCTACCCCGCTCCGACCGGGGCTCCGGCGACCGGACCCGCCACCGAGACACCACCCGCCGACACGCGGCCGCCGGGCGGGGCACGGGACGCGTTCGCCCCGCACGGGCCGTATGCCCTACCAACCCCGCCGCCCGCACCGCCGGCCCCCCGGCCGGCGCGGAAGCGACCGCGGGAACGGTCCGCGCTCGGTGGGGTGACCTTCTCGCTGCTCTTCCTCGTCCTCGGACTGCTGGCCGTGCTCGACCTGACCGGCGTACTCTCTCCCGGCGCGTCCGGGTACTTCGCGGCGGTCCTGGCCACCATCGGCCTCGGCCTACTCGTCGGCACCTGGTTCGGCCGAGCCCGCTGGCTCATCGCGCTCGGCCTGGTCACCGCCGCCGCGCTGGGGGTGGCCACCGTGGCTGAGTCCGACGACCGGTTCCGGGGAGTGAACCAAGCGGTGACCTGGGCTCCTACCAGCCACGCCGAGCTCGCCAGCCAGTACGAGAACACCGTCGGCAACTCGCTGCTCGACCTGCGCTCGGTGGACTTCACCGAGAGGCACACCGAGATCACGGTGGCGGTCACGGCCGGGGAGGCCATCGTGGTGCTGCCCCCGAACGTGGACGCCACCGTCACCGCGACCGTCAACGTCGGCGAAGCGGTCGTCTTCGACCACCGTCACTCCAAACGCGGCGGCGCCACCGGTTCGCAGCGCGAGAGTACCGACCTGGGGGCGGACGGCCCCGGCGGCGGGACGCTGCACCTTCTCGTTCACGTCGACGTCGGCAGGCTGGAGGTGACCCGGTGAAGGCCCACCGCACCGACTCGGTGTCTCTGTTCTTCGGGCTGTTCTTCCTTCTCCTTGCCGCCTGGTGGCTGGTCGCCCGGTTACGCGAACTCACGCTTCCCCCGGTGGGCTGGTTCCTGGCCGCAGCGCTGCTACTGATCGGCGTGCTGGGGCTGGTCGGGGCGCTTCGCGCGGCCCGGTCCGGCAGCCCGTCCGCTCCGGAGGCGAAGGCCCCGCCAACCGCTGCGATGCCGGAGCCCGGGCCAGCGGAGGGGGACCGGCGCTGAACGCGACGCCACGTCGGCACGACCCGAGGCATATGCTGGCCGGTGGTGCCCACCCCGCCGCGCACTCGCCAGCTCGGCCCCGGCAGCCCCACCACAGGGCGACGCCGAGCCGACCCGATGCCGATCGCCGGTTTCACCAACCCGTCGTCCCGACCCCGTCAGGAGCCTGTCCGACATGACCCAGTCCCCCGCCGTGCTTCCCACCGGCCGGTCCGGTCCGGTCCGCATCGGCGAGCGCGCCGCCCGTGTCCTCGTCTCGGAACTCGCCCGAATCAACGAGCCGAAGGCGGCCCTGCTGGTTGACGCCAGCCCGGAGTCCCTGGTGCTCGTCGCGGCGATCGAGGCGCTGTTGCCCGGTGACACGCTCACCGTCGTACCGGCCGTGGCGTCGGACGCCGGGATGCTGCGCGAGCACGTAGCCGCCCAGGGTCCCTGGGTCGCCGAGCGGGTCCGGGTCGTTGACGCGCTGGCCGACGCCGAGGCGGCGGCGGTGGCGATCATCGGTGAACCGCTCACCGGGACGGTGGAGGAGACCCGTGCCACCCTCGACGGGCTCGGTAGGCACCTCGACACCGGAGCCGTGTTGAGCGTCGCCACACCCGCCACCCCCAAGCGCACCGGCGGCGCGGCCGACGAACTGGACCGCCAGGCCGCGCTGCACGGCGTCGGTAGCGACCTGCTGCTGCGCAACAACCCACCGCTGCGAGTGCACCGACTCCGTTTCCGCCCGGCCAGCGCGGCGGCGGCGGTGGGGATGGCGCCGGCGTACCGGCCCTCCAGCGTGCCGCTGACCCGCACGATGCACATCGACAGCAACGGGGTGGCTGCCGCCGGAATCGCCCTCGGGCTGGCGGCGGTGGCCCGCGTCGCCCGGCCGACGTCGAAGCTGTGGCTGTTGCCGGCCCTCGCCACCGCACCGGTCGCCGCCTTCTTCCGGGACCCGGAGCGGGAGGTGCCAGCGGATCCGTCCGCGGTGGTGGCCTCGGCCGACGGCAAGGTGCTCTCCGTACAACGGCTCTCCGACGAACGGTTCGGCGAGGGCGAGTGGCTACGGATCGCGGTATTCCTGTCGGTGCTCGACGTCCACATCAACCGCTCCCCGGTGCCGGGCAAGGTGGTCGACTACTTCGTGACCGACGGCGGCTTCGCCAACGCGATGAAGCCTGATGCGGAACACAACGTCGCCGCGTACACCGTGTTGGACACCACGAACGGAACGGTGATCGTGGCGCAACGTACCGGATTGATCGCCCGGCGGATCGTGCAGCGGGCGCCCATCGGGTCGCTGCTCGCCAAGGGCGAGCGGTTCGGGCTGATCAGGTTCGGCTCACGCACCGACGTCTACCTGCCGGCCGATGCGGCGCAGCCGCTGGTCGGGCCCGGCGATCGGGTCGTGGGTGGATCGTCGGTAATCGCCCGCTGGCACTGACCGCGTTGCGCGACGGGCCGACCGAAGAAGCTGCGACGGGACGCCGTTTAAGCCACGGCGCCTCGTCGCGGAACCAGTCAGATCGTGCGGCGCTGCCGCAGCCAGAGAACCGGACCACTGAGTAGGTAGCCCACCACGACGAGGGCGAAGGTGAGCCGGATGTCGACCAACGCGCCGATCACCGGAGCCAGCCATACCCAGGGCGGCAGCTTCACCAGGCGAGCTAGCTTCGCGTACGGAAAGCTGGAGACCATGGCGAAGGCGAGCAACGCCACCCCGCCGAGCAGGACCAGCCCGGACACCGGCAGCCCGATGGCAACGGTCAGGGCCAGCATGGCGGCGGCCATCGTGGTGGGCACGCCGCAGAAGAAGCGGCCATCCTTCGGCGAGACATTGAACCGGGCAAGGCGGATCGCGGCGCAGGAGGCGACGAGCGCGCAGGCCACCGCGGCGGCGGCCGGCGGCACCGAGCCGGCCAGCGAGGCGTAGACCACGACCGGGGCGGCAAGGCCGAAGGAACACATGTCGGCCAACGAGTCCATCTGGGCGCCGAACGGGCTGGCCACGCCGAGTCGGCGGGCGAGGGCACCGTCGAGACCGTCGAAGGCAACGCAGGCGATCAGGCAGAGGGCCGCTGGCCGCACCTCGCCCTGCATGGCCAGGAAGATCGCCAACATGCCAAGGGTCAGGCTGGCGAGGGTGCAGCCGTTGACCAGCACGAATTTCATCCGCCGGGCCGTCGTCCGCGCACCGGGAAGGAGCGGAATCGAGATCGCCGCCGCTTCGTCCACCGGCGGTACCGGGGCGACGGCAGGGCTCACCGGGACGATCGCCGCCACCTCGGCGTCGTACCGCGGGTAGCGGCGCTTGGGGAACCGGCGCTCGATCAGCGGCCGGTCAACGCCGGTACGGAGGCCACGGTCACGGCGGCCCGCCCGGACCCACAGCACCTGACGGGCGATCGTGCCGCTGCGCCGCAACGGGCCTGCCCATCGACGCCCTGCAGGACGTGGACTGTCTGTCGTACGACGCCGGCGCCAGGGGGCTCTCGGCACGTTCCCTCCATCACCGGATCGGCGCACCGCCGCAACGGCGGGGCGTCCGGCTGTCTCGTGCCAGACCTCCTTGGCCCAGCAGCCGATTTGCGGGGTACACCATCGCACAGGCGAACGGGGCTTGGCGATAGCTGCCGGTGGTACTTAAATCTCCCTTAAACCACGCGAACCGCCCTCTTACTCCTAACTCGGATCGCATCGCCCGTTACCCCGTTAACTCCCACACCCAAATGTACCGGAGCCCGCCGATGCCACCGTGACGAGCACCTTCGGCGCCCGCTAAGCCCCAATTGCGGGGATAATTGGAGTCGCAGTTCCGTCCGGTCGCCCCACCGGGCCAACACCGAACCAGGACGGGTCAGCGGAGCTCGGCGACCGTCCGGGCAGCGATATCACTGAGCCGAAGCCCCGTGAGCTCGGCGACGGTAAACCAGCTCGCGCGCGCGGTCGACCCCCCGGCCAGCTCCAGCACCCGCGCCTCGGTCGGCTCATCCACCACCACCGTGTAGATGGCCCGAACGGTGTGCCAGTCCAACGGATACCCCTCCGGCCCGACCGCCATCGGGTTGTGGAAGCTGTCCACGCCGACCAACTCGACGACCCGACCGACCTGGCCGGACTCCTCCACCAACTCGCGGAGCAGCCCCGTCTCCGGCGCCTCACCGTAGTCGGTGCCCCCGCCGGGCAGGTGCCAGCTGCCAGCGCCTGGGTAGCCCTCCGCGATCAGCGTCAACAGGACCCGACCGGCCGGGTCGGTGACCAGCCCGTACGCGCCGAATCGGTGCCGCCGAGCGGTCGGCGCCGGAGCGGTCGCCGCCAGCGGCAACGCGCTGGACGGTCCCGGCGGCAGGAGCGTGCCCGACAGGCCGAGCACATCCGCCGTGAACGGCATCACGGGTACCGCCGCCGCCGAGTCGGGCGTGAACCACCGCAGCCTGTCGCCGCCGCCCTGCTCCGGCCGGAACACTCTACCCGTCGTCGCGGTCACGTCGAACACCAGCCGGTCGGTGTGTACCCCGACTCCGGCGGAGAAGGTAGCCACATCGGCTACCACCGCCCGGACGCCCGCCACCGTCACCGCCACCCCGGTCTCCTCGGCGAACCCGCGGACTACCGCGGTGGCGGGATGCTCGGCGTGCCGCACCCTGCTGCCCGGCAGCCGCCAGGCATCCCAATCCGGGCCTCCGCCCGAGCCACGTGCGAGTAGCACCTGCCCGCCGTCGTCCCGCAGCACCCCATATGCCGCTATCCACCGCTGCTGCACCCTGCCCCCGCCCTGCAC comes from Salinispora tropica CNB-440 and encodes:
- a CDS encoding ABC transporter ATP-binding protein, whose product is MSTDVNVKLDALPGLDSDALPLEVKDLHVEFRTRNGIARAVNGVSFSLRAGETRAILGESGCGKSVTAQAIMGILDSPPGFVTGGEIRYRGVDLLKLREAQRRKVRANRIAMIFQDALSALNPVFTVGFQLAELFRKHRGMSRAASKARAVELLDLVKIPAAKQRVNEYPHQFSGGMRQRVMIAMALALDPEVLIADEPTTALDVTVQAQIMTLLAELQRERNMGLLLITHDMGVVADVADHISVMYAGRVIEEAPVRDIYESPSHPYTKGLLESIPRLDLKGQELSAIKGLPPLLTDIPKGCAFNPRCRYVQDACRQDPVPTLYQVAPVRSSACHFWKEVKADV
- a CDS encoding ABC transporter permease — protein: MSDATSAGATVGGAPGSGDGRAPEKTSTSGKERNASLWADARRQLVRDPVFMLAVLYIVVVSTMAAFPTLWTSQDPRACSTDQSRVSPSWEHPFGFNIQGCDYYSHAIYGAQPSMVIAIMATGGIVLFGGLMGLLAGYYGGWVDGIISRLMDIFFSLPFLLGAIVFLTVIKQQNPVTIALVLFLLSWPTIARIIRGSVISSKDLDYVQAAKAVGASNGRLMFRHILPNAIAPMLVYATIVLGSFVAAEATLTFLGIGLQPPTQSWGIMISAHQVYFLEDPWLLLFPCGLLIGTVLSFILMGDALRDALDPKFR
- a CDS encoding ABC transporter permease, with the translated sequence MGRYVIRRLLQFIPTVLGTMFLLHYMTSLAIQFSGNPVRAIFGDRTPPPALLQAVTDRLGYGDPCLEQKGNPCFGLFLDRVSGVFLHFDFGIDLRRQEVTDLVANAVPFTLKLLVIAIVFEAVVGIAAGVWAGLRGGSFADNLVKISTVFVISVPIFVLGIVVREFIGVKFGNILRDQEWIPDVVAYGFFSPGFKPDYPFASLLIPGMVLGAVALATTARLTRTSIMENIRADYVRTARAKGLANKRVIGVHTLRNSLIPVITYLGVDIGSAMAGAVVTETIFNVPGIGRLVTSAARDGESSVVIGVVTMLVLVVLLANLLVDLLYAVLDPRIRYE
- a CDS encoding peptide ABC transporter substrate-binding protein, translating into MRGKFLKVAVAATATAMLATACGGGGSSDADGDASGTLRVYASEPAYLLPSNADDEPSIYVIRQLYRGLVKYNAETSESEMDLAESITSDDQKLWTIKLKDGYTFDNGEPVDADSFIRSWNFAAYAPNAQNNGYFMKRIAGIDEVLPKDPDGEGPAEAPAPTVETMSGLTKVDDLTFTVELKEPFTGFPTIVGYSGFFPMAQACVDDADACNETPIGNGPYKIDGSWEHDVEINLVRSETWKGEPGKPEAINYRIFADVDGAYAAFQAGELDVMYTIPPARFKDAKASYGDRLYEQAGDSLNYVGMPLYDDSFKDKRIRQAISLAIDRQSIVDAVFDGRWTPATGFVAPIFEGAREGICAYCEKDVEKAKELLAAAGGWPEGKKLTLWANAGAGHDAWLQAVGDQVKAALGIDYELKVNLQFAEYLDVADNREFTGPFRLGWGPDYPFLETYLTPLYSTGNDSNNSTFSNPEFDNLLKQGDAAPTMEEAITFYQQAEDILAEEMPVIPMFWRKEAAVYSENVDAFVWNQVMGADYGATSLK
- a CDS encoding response regulator, translating into MTDQTAGAAADAGAATRRLRVFLVDDHAMFRAGVRAELGAHVDVVGEASTVGEAVSRIAATEPDVVLLDVHMPEGGGRAVLEAIRRTYPHVRFLALSVSDAAEDVIGLIRAGARGYVTKTISPDELAAAVRRVAEGDAVFSPRLAGFVLDAFAARPDAPVSDPELDQLTNREREVLRLLARGYAYKEIAKELYISIKTVETHVSNVLRKLQMSSRYELSRWAADRRLV
- a CDS encoding PspC domain-containing protein, which gives rise to MTDPPRLYRAREHRIAAGVAAGVAGHLRIPVLWVRVAFMMLLGFNGLGLLLYAAFWAVVPLRPGDTATPPRRDVAQLLPFVAIGLLVLTLQMMLFDSVGATGAAGTAGWLVTIIAVGAGLIWHQSAPQRRGQWGGTLPVPWLSAVVEESDRRAFMLRFIGGGILVAVGIVGVAAVYSPTQNFDAVLNGVIFALVGLAGVGVVAAPVLWRTWNQLRLEREGRIREQERAELAAMVHDQVLHTLALIQRNASDGKTVTRLARGQERSLRNWLYRPTASPTERFAAALEQAAAEVEDAYAITVETVVVGDRETDERVGALVAAAREALVNAARHAGVQTVSLYAEVEPEQVSVFVRDRGRGFDPATVEDHRHGVRGSIIGRMKRHGGRAEIRSEPGEGTEIRLILPISRDGSTAERSR
- a CDS encoding PspC domain-containing protein → MTEEAARHQATGATPPPAAPPGEPPPPWGAGGVPPSGDSGFTSRYGLVRPHDGRYLAGVCAAIGRATNTDPVLWRVLLAVLGFFGGIGILVYVSAWLIIPGEGDTASPVESMLGRGRSSMSPVTVIMLSILVAVIFAFIVTDAFRAVLLGAAILISGALLLNRERPGRPGPTEPPTDPVPPVSYPAPTGAPATGPATETPPADTRPPGGARDAFAPHGPYALPTPPPAPPAPRPARKRPRERSALGGVTFSLLFLVLGLLAVLDLTGVLSPGASGYFAAVLATIGLGLLVGTWFGRARWLIALGLVTAAALGVATVAESDDRFRGVNQAVTWAPTSHAELASQYENTVGNSLLDLRSVDFTERHTEITVAVTAGEAIVVLPPNVDATVTATVNVGEAVVFDHRHSKRGGATGSQRESTDLGADGPGGGTLHLLVHVDVGRLEVTR